Proteins co-encoded in one Spirosoma endbachense genomic window:
- a CDS encoding lactate utilization protein B, with the protein MDTASPKHAKAAEAFLRDEENTDWHNETLWFVRSKRDRAAQSLPEWEQLREQASQIKAHTLSKLDDYLIQLEENARQNGIIVHWAANGDEHNQIVLDIMRKHKATKIVKSKSMLTEECHLNPFLIKEGIEVIDTDLGERIVQLRNEPPSHIVLPAIHLKKKHIGDLFHIHLGTEAGATDPQYLTEAARIHLRQKFLLADVAITGVNFAIAETGGFVVCTNEGNADLGAHLAKVHIACMGIEKVIPQAEHLGVFLRLLARSATGQAVTTYSSHFRKPAPGQEMHLVLVDNGRTRQLASPDFRNSLKCIRCGACMNTCPVYRRSGGHSYHTAVAGPIGSILAPNIDMKEYADLPFASTLCGSCTNVCPVKIDIHQQLYKWRQVLGEAGAVESTKKVGMTGMDVLFSHPWLYRFAGRAGRWFMQKFPSLANKPSLNPWAIHRDMPKPPEQSFRDWYAQQNQKKNG; encoded by the coding sequence ATGGATACTGCTTCTCCCAAACACGCCAAAGCCGCTGAGGCTTTCCTGCGTGACGAGGAAAATACAGACTGGCATAATGAAACACTCTGGTTTGTGCGCAGCAAGCGCGACCGGGCCGCTCAATCGCTGCCTGAGTGGGAGCAATTGCGTGAACAAGCCTCGCAAATAAAGGCACACACCCTCTCGAAGTTAGACGATTACCTGATCCAGCTGGAAGAAAATGCCCGGCAAAATGGCATTATTGTTCACTGGGCAGCCAACGGCGACGAACACAATCAGATCGTGCTGGATATAATGCGGAAGCATAAGGCTACCAAGATCGTCAAGAGTAAGTCCATGCTCACCGAAGAGTGTCATTTGAACCCTTTCCTGATCAAGGAAGGAATTGAGGTTATCGACACGGATTTGGGCGAGCGGATCGTGCAGCTTCGCAATGAGCCGCCGAGCCATATTGTTCTGCCCGCCATTCACCTCAAAAAGAAACACATAGGTGATCTGTTTCACATCCATTTAGGCACCGAAGCTGGAGCAACCGATCCGCAATACCTTACCGAAGCCGCCCGAATTCACCTTCGCCAGAAATTCCTGCTGGCTGATGTAGCCATTACGGGTGTCAATTTCGCCATCGCCGAAACAGGTGGTTTTGTTGTCTGCACCAACGAAGGTAACGCCGATCTGGGTGCCCATCTGGCCAAAGTTCACATTGCCTGCATGGGTATCGAAAAAGTCATTCCGCAGGCCGAACACCTTGGTGTATTCCTCCGATTACTGGCACGATCAGCTACAGGTCAGGCAGTAACGACCTACTCCAGCCATTTCCGGAAACCCGCGCCGGGCCAGGAAATGCACCTGGTACTGGTCGATAACGGCCGGACACGCCAGTTGGCAAGCCCCGATTTTCGCAACTCGCTGAAGTGCATTCGCTGTGGAGCCTGCATGAATACCTGCCCGGTCTATCGGCGCAGTGGCGGGCATAGTTACCATACGGCTGTTGCGGGGCCTATTGGCTCCATTCTTGCCCCAAACATCGACATGAAAGAGTATGCCGATTTACCTTTCGCGTCAACGCTCTGCGGCTCATGCACCAATGTGTGCCCCGTTAAGATCGACATCCATCAGCAGTTATATAAATGGCGGCAGGTATTGGGCGAAGCAGGCGCTGTGGAGTCTACCAAAAAGGTGGGAATGACCGGTATGGACGTTTTATTTAGTCATCCGTGGCTGTATCGGTTTGCCGGTCGGGCAGGGCGTTGGTTCATGCAGAAATTTCCGTCGCTGGCCAACAAACCCAGCCTGAATCCGTGGGCCATTCATCGCGATATGCCTAAGCCCCCCGAGCAGAGTTTCCGGGATTGGTATGCTCAACAAAACCAGAAAAAAAATGGCTAA